A genomic window from Silene latifolia isolate original U9 population chromosome Y, ASM4854445v1, whole genome shotgun sequence includes:
- the LOC141633977 gene encoding uncharacterized protein LOC141633977, with protein MDWMMCRRKSQPSSYDVCRWGVNALKFSDWVPRPWADYAGAPPFVAEVLRPRSSSRLLLRTSIGPVWYLGERLNRHCSRDVFMFPIDPPRTMFREPSDAEREADLADIGGDTLRLPGEDYSAFTRRRLVYWPVVEVEEAGVEPPAYPETLEYTDAAGMTTISELREFGEAVTDAGVDEW; from the exons ATGGATTGGAtgatgtgtcgtaggaagagccagccctcttcttacgatgtctgccgatggggcgtgaatgccctgaagttcaGTGAC TGGGTGCCAAGGCCTTGGGCGGACTATGCTGgtgctcctcctttcgtggctgaggtccttcgacctaggagctcgagtcggttgctgctgaggacgtcgattggtccagtgtggtacttgggcgagcgtttgaatCGTCACTGCTCTCGTGATGTCTTCATgtttcccatcgatcctcctcggacgatgtttagggagccttccgacgctgagagggaggctgacttagcAGACATCGGAGGCGACACTCTCCGTCTTCCCGGCGAGGATTACTCTGCGTTCACTCGCCGGAGGCTAGTGTattggccggtcgtg gaggttgaggaggcgggtgtagagcccccagcgtaccccgagaccctcgagtacaccgacgcggcggggatgacgacgatctccgagcttcgcgaatttggcgaggcggtgacagatgctggcgtAGATGAGTGGTAG